One Lacunisphaera limnophila DNA window includes the following coding sequences:
- the rsfS gene encoding ribosome silencing factor yields the protein MKPKSTRKPATAKPAKVVKAAKPAKTVKTVKVAKPAKAKVARKTSPTLGLLKLIVSALDGKKADHLRVLDVSEQSSITDFLVLANGTSEPHLRALRVELEKVLDAEKARILGMDATQGSGWIVVDAFEVMVHLFTPENRDKYRMETLWRDATEVPVSQLIS from the coding sequence ATGAAACCCAAATCCACCCGCAAGCCCGCCACCGCCAAGCCGGCCAAGGTCGTCAAGGCCGCCAAACCGGCCAAAACCGTCAAGACCGTCAAGGTCGCCAAACCGGCCAAGGCCAAGGTTGCCCGCAAGACGAGCCCGACGCTCGGCCTGTTGAAACTGATCGTGTCGGCCCTGGACGGCAAGAAGGCGGACCACCTGCGCGTGCTGGATGTGAGCGAGCAATCGAGCATCACCGATTTTCTGGTGTTGGCCAACGGCACCTCCGAGCCCCACCTGCGCGCCCTGCGCGTCGAGTTGGAGAAGGTGCTTGATGCCGAGAAAGCGAGGATACTGGGCATGGATGCCACCCAAGGCAGCGGCTGGATCGTCGTGGACGCCTTCGAGGTCATGGTGCATCTTTTTACCCCCGAAAACCGCGATAAGTACCGGATGGAGACCCTTTGGCGAGATGCCACCGAAGTTCCTGTCAGTCAGCTTATAAGCTAA
- a CDS encoding prepilin-type N-terminal cleavage/methylation domain-containing protein translates to MNTRSTKGFTLVEIMIVVVIIGLLAAMAIPAFQKVRQSSQDKAVLNNARQLSAAADQYYLENGVSTVASSNLVGSGAYVKAINTVAGETYPAGYSQGITITILSVAGARTITYAP, encoded by the coding sequence ATGAATACTCGTTCCACCAAGGGCTTCACCCTCGTCGAAATCATGATCGTCGTGGTCATCATCGGCCTCCTGGCCGCCATGGCCATTCCGGCCTTCCAGAAGGTCCGTCAGTCCTCCCAGGACAAGGCCGTGTTGAACAACGCGCGCCAGCTGTCCGCCGCTGCCGACCAGTACTACCTGGAGAACGGTGTCTCCACGGTCGCTTCGAGCAACCTCGTTGGCTCCGGTGCCTACGTCAAGGCCATCAACACGGTTGCCGGCGAGACCTATCCGGCCGGTTACTCGCAGGGCATCACCATCACGATCCTGTCGGTCGCTGGTGCTCGCACGATCACCTACGCCCCGTAA
- a CDS encoding glycosyltransferase family 39 protein: MKTLRALIADRWLQLFLLSAVAAVVLGFFTLSDELAMRVVIYGGYWVMLGLVVLFARSLWRLGPPDPAAWVAAPRWPIALILGCGTLLLVHEAYGFKILMDEAMLLGTSMSMHFDKMALVPMRGHDIQGAFQIMGGELDKRPLLHPFLLSVLHDLTGYRPENAFVLNTGLTFVLLTLAYDAGRRIAGRAAGALTVLLLTSLPLLAQNATGGGFEILNLVMILASLLLGMRALEQRDGRSLEALLLAGILLASTRYESVLFLLPVGLVILRVWWVEQRPVLTPVLVLGPLLLVPYALHNRVFSARTTAWELASKPGFERPFDPAYLPDNLAHALNFFFDASGEQSNSLVIAVLGFLAAPFFALWVYKTLRSLRTAVPARAALAVFSLGFAAHTLLLLCYFWGKFDDPVIRRLSLPLNLGLVLAVVGAAAGFGAGPRIWRGLALLTGVGTFVFSIPVMARHDYSLDYYVGREMEWRRDFIAAHPLKDYLFIDNNSIMWITHLVSATPFTQALHRKDVILFNQRNRVFSAIYVFQRLRVDPVSGGLSLEPDEDLGPDYQLEPVIEQRFTPFTVSRISRVVAIADGPASPPVVAGPGPVLTAEEREKVRQQYLEEFIKQLP, encoded by the coding sequence ATGAAAACCCTTCGAGCGTTGATCGCGGACCGGTGGCTGCAGCTGTTCCTCCTCAGCGCCGTGGCGGCCGTCGTCCTGGGTTTTTTCACGCTGAGCGACGAGCTCGCGATGCGCGTCGTGATTTATGGCGGGTACTGGGTGATGCTCGGGTTGGTGGTGCTCTTCGCGCGTAGCCTCTGGCGGCTCGGTCCGCCGGATCCGGCGGCCTGGGTGGCCGCGCCCCGCTGGCCGATCGCCCTGATTCTGGGCTGCGGGACGCTCCTGCTCGTGCATGAAGCCTATGGGTTCAAGATCCTGATGGATGAGGCCATGCTCCTCGGCACCTCGATGAGCATGCATTTTGACAAGATGGCGCTCGTCCCGATGCGGGGCCACGACATCCAGGGGGCGTTCCAGATCATGGGCGGCGAGTTGGACAAGCGGCCGCTACTTCATCCTTTTCTGCTGTCGGTCCTGCACGACCTGACGGGTTACCGGCCGGAAAATGCCTTCGTGCTCAATACCGGTCTGACCTTTGTCCTGCTGACCCTGGCCTATGACGCCGGGCGCCGGATCGCGGGCCGGGCCGCGGGCGCACTGACGGTACTCCTGCTCACCAGCCTGCCGCTCCTCGCGCAAAACGCGACGGGCGGAGGTTTTGAAATTTTGAATCTCGTGATGATCCTGGCGAGCCTGCTGCTGGGCATGCGGGCGTTGGAACAGCGCGACGGCCGGTCGCTGGAGGCGCTCCTGCTGGCCGGCATCCTGCTGGCCAGCACGCGTTATGAATCCGTGCTGTTTCTGCTGCCAGTCGGCCTGGTGATCCTGCGGGTATGGTGGGTCGAGCAGCGTCCGGTGCTGACCCCCGTGCTGGTACTGGGACCGCTCCTGCTGGTGCCTTATGCCCTGCACAACCGGGTTTTCAGCGCCCGCACCACCGCGTGGGAACTGGCGAGCAAGCCGGGTTTTGAGCGCCCCTTTGACCCGGCCTACCTGCCCGACAACCTGGCGCATGCGCTGAATTTTTTCTTCGACGCCAGCGGCGAGCAATCCAACTCCCTGGTGATCGCCGTCCTCGGCTTTCTGGCGGCGCCGTTTTTCGCCCTGTGGGTGTACAAGACCCTGCGTAGTCTGCGCACCGCGGTCCCCGCCCGCGCGGCCCTGGCCGTCTTTTCCCTGGGCTTCGCCGCCCACACGCTCCTGCTCCTCTGTTATTTCTGGGGCAAGTTCGACGACCCCGTGATCCGGCGGCTGAGCCTGCCGCTCAATCTCGGCCTCGTGCTCGCCGTGGTGGGCGCCGCCGCCGGCTTTGGGGCGGGCCCGCGGATCTGGCGGGGACTGGCCCTGCTGACCGGGGTGGGGACCTTCGTTTTTTCCATCCCGGTGATGGCCCGGCATGATTACTCGCTCGATTATTATGTCGGTCGGGAGATGGAGTGGCGGCGAGACTTCATCGCCGCCCATCCGCTGAAGGATTATCTCTTCATCGATAACAACAGCATCATGTGGATCACCCATCTCGTCTCGGCCACGCCCTTCACGCAGGCCCTGCACCGGAAAGACGTCATTCTCTTCAACCAGCGCAACCGGGTCTTCTCGGCCATCTATGTCTTCCAGCGGCTGAGGGTCGACCCTGTCTCGGGCGGGCTGAGTCTGGAGCCCGACGAGGATCTCGGGCCGGACTACCAACTTGAGCCGGTGATCGAGCAACGGTTCACTCCGTTTACCGTGAGTCGCATCAGCCGGGTGGTGGCGATCGCGGACGGCCCGGCCAGCCCGCCGGTCGTGGCCGGCCCCGGGCCCGTCCTCACGGCCGAGGAACGGGAGAAGGTCCGGCAGCAGTATCTCGAGGAGTTCATCAAACAGCTGCCCTGA
- a CDS encoding glycosyltransferase family 39 protein codes for MEFRRTALAAWLSRPESRLAALGLSAVAAVWWGFVGVGVRPAEQFLMRGGYHVMTLTFGLWLFALARLWRERGPEALAWPVRERLPALALIAVCCTVALVHENFRSKILYDEYVLQSTAFNMHYFRDVGVMVRGYDLLGTFVSLDNYLDKRPYFYPYLISLVHGLSGYRPANAIAVNVLLLPVCLGLAYWLGRGLAGWRGGLLAAGLLGTLPLLAQNATGSGMELTNLTMLLACVVLAGAWLERPDETRLTAFVLAGVLLTQCRYESALYVVAVVAVVLAGWWRARRCVVAWPVVVAPLLLMPVAWHQRVLSASPVLWEMKADQVSRFGLEYLEGNLRGVIGHLFSWNTQQANSPLLSVLGIAALLWVAAWLVWRGLRGPRAVAARHLPWLLFGAVICANTALIQFYFWGSLSDPMAARFGLPLCVLLAFAVVFLARWLDRRLPATPWLLALLAVAFLGFALPRQARHHYSNLGNDEIEWERRFVADRAPVSRLIITNKSSLPWLMEQTPSILLPRARILEDRLRLHLARRTFGEILVMQSLRPTNARGGHQLVPEEELPPGFALEFITEKRFGTKIARISRLVAVTKGGEG; via the coding sequence ATGGAATTCCGCCGAACTGCCCTTGCGGCCTGGCTGAGCCGGCCGGAGTCGCGCCTCGCCGCGCTGGGCTTGAGCGCGGTCGCCGCGGTCTGGTGGGGGTTTGTCGGCGTGGGCGTGCGGCCGGCGGAGCAGTTCCTCATGCGCGGCGGATACCATGTGATGACGCTGACCTTCGGGCTCTGGTTGTTCGCGCTGGCCCGGCTTTGGCGTGAGCGCGGGCCGGAGGCCCTGGCCTGGCCGGTGCGCGAACGGCTTCCCGCCCTCGCCCTGATCGCCGTGTGCTGCACCGTCGCCCTCGTGCACGAGAACTTCCGGAGCAAGATCCTCTACGACGAGTACGTGCTGCAATCCACCGCCTTCAACATGCACTACTTCCGGGATGTCGGCGTGATGGTGCGCGGTTACGACCTCCTCGGGACCTTTGTCTCGTTGGACAACTACCTCGACAAGCGGCCGTACTTTTATCCCTACCTGATCTCCCTGGTGCACGGGCTGTCGGGGTATCGTCCGGCCAACGCGATTGCCGTCAACGTGCTGTTGCTGCCCGTTTGCCTCGGGCTGGCCTACTGGCTGGGTCGCGGCCTGGCCGGCTGGCGCGGGGGCCTGCTTGCGGCGGGTCTCCTCGGCACGCTGCCGCTGCTGGCCCAGAATGCCACCGGGTCCGGGATGGAGCTCACCAACCTCACCATGCTGCTCGCCTGCGTCGTGCTGGCCGGGGCGTGGCTGGAGCGGCCGGACGAGACGCGGCTCACGGCCTTCGTGCTGGCCGGGGTGCTGCTGACGCAATGCCGATATGAGTCCGCGCTCTACGTCGTGGCCGTGGTGGCGGTGGTGCTGGCTGGCTGGTGGCGGGCGCGGCGCTGCGTGGTCGCCTGGCCCGTCGTGGTGGCCCCGCTGCTGCTGATGCCGGTGGCCTGGCACCAGCGGGTGCTGTCGGCCAGTCCCGTGCTGTGGGAGATGAAGGCGGATCAGGTGAGCCGCTTCGGCCTGGAGTACCTCGAGGGGAACCTGCGGGGCGTGATCGGACATCTGTTTTCGTGGAACACGCAGCAGGCCAATTCCCCGCTGCTCTCCGTGCTGGGAATCGCGGCCCTGCTCTGGGTTGCCGCCTGGCTGGTCTGGCGCGGGCTGCGGGGTCCCCGGGCGGTCGCCGCCCGGCACCTGCCCTGGCTGTTGTTCGGTGCCGTGATCTGCGCCAACACCGCGTTGATCCAGTTCTATTTCTGGGGTTCGTTGTCCGATCCCATGGCAGCCCGCTTCGGCCTGCCGTTGTGCGTGCTGCTGGCCTTCGCGGTCGTGTTTCTGGCGCGTTGGCTTGACCGGCGCCTGCCCGCCACGCCCTGGCTGCTGGCGCTGCTGGCGGTGGCGTTTCTCGGCTTCGCGCTGCCGCGGCAGGCGCGCCACCACTATTCGAACTTGGGCAATGACGAGATCGAGTGGGAGCGTCGCTTTGTGGCGGACCGGGCCCCGGTCAGCCGCCTCATCATCACGAACAAGTCCTCGCTCCCCTGGCTGATGGAGCAGACCCCTTCCATCCTGCTGCCGCGTGCGCGAATCCTGGAGGACCGCCTGCGGCTGCACCTGGCCCGGCGGACCTTCGGGGAGATCCTTGTCATGCAGTCGCTGCGACCGACGAACGCCCGCGGCGGCCACCAGCTCGTGCCCGAGGAGGAGCTGCCGCCGGGCTTTGCCCTCGAGTTCATCACGGAGAAGCGCTTCGGCACCAAGATCGCCCGCATCAGCCGGCTGGTCGCCGTGACGAAAGGAGGCGAGGGATGA
- a CDS encoding methyltransferase domain-containing protein, producing MSEAEQTYDLAHLGGSAVKWRDSAALRAVYGDILRGMQAACGPGPTLEIGSGIGVAREVCPDWVLSDVVATPHVSRAVSAYEIPAEAWGNIVAFDVLHHLREPLRFFASAADALRPGGRIVLTEPAGTPGGCLFYRLFHPEPCLPAEIIPPYSFAADEDGLFANMGMAHALFGRERIRFARILQDFGLRVVTVRYRDLLAYPATGGFSRPALLPAPVLRGMLTLESALPQAMLRLLALRMLVVLERAPTKSA from the coding sequence ATGAGCGAAGCGGAGCAAACCTACGATCTGGCCCATCTCGGGGGCAGCGCCGTCAAGTGGCGTGATTCCGCCGCCTTGCGGGCCGTCTATGGCGACATCCTGCGGGGCATGCAGGCCGCCTGCGGGCCGGGCCCGACGCTGGAAATCGGCTCTGGCATCGGGGTGGCGCGCGAGGTGTGTCCCGACTGGGTGCTGAGCGACGTCGTGGCCACGCCCCATGTCAGCCGCGCGGTGTCGGCCTACGAGATTCCGGCGGAGGCCTGGGGCAACATCGTGGCGTTCGACGTGCTCCATCACCTGCGCGAGCCGCTGCGGTTCTTTGCCAGTGCGGCCGACGCGTTGCGGCCCGGCGGCCGCATCGTGCTGACCGAACCGGCCGGCACGCCGGGCGGCTGCCTGTTCTACCGGTTGTTTCATCCCGAGCCCTGTCTGCCGGCGGAGATCATCCCGCCCTACAGCTTTGCCGCGGATGAGGACGGCTTGTTTGCGAACATGGGCATGGCGCATGCGCTTTTCGGCCGGGAGCGGATCCGGTTTGCGCGGATCCTGCAGGACTTCGGCCTGCGGGTGGTGACGGTGCGTTACCGTGATCTGCTGGCCTATCCGGCCACCGGAGGTTTTTCCCGGCCGGCGCTCCTGCCTGCTCCTGTGCTGCGCGGGATGCTCACGCTCGAGTCGGCCTTGCCGCAGGCGATGCTGCGTCTGCTCGCTCTCCGCATGCTCGTGGTGCTGGAGCGTGCTCCGACTAAGTCCGCGTAA
- a CDS encoding YfhO family protein, which produces MTTRWQQLPLISLVVAAGLTATLCLLPAGPLTGYDANLMHECYRHDFRAMVLQGEWPWWNPHVALGRPFFADVETAVLYPATWLVLPLGVTGGILATVWLHLVLALEGGRRLAAQCGLGPGLAWAVGLGYALSGAVLARLQTGQLQVFCVLCLLPWIWRAALRLQDEPGPRSVAHFALWLALGYVAGSPQILWHGLIPLAAVVAGRVTSWREGSRLLLAGIAGGVLAAALVAVQLLPFLELLQEGNRPAHDALFATLYGARGEDWLALLLPPGLLSSSNVEANFHVGLVVILAAGAALAYLPRERNVRGLAAGAALGLLLAAGNHTPLLPWLTDALPGFGALRYPSRYFLGSALPLILLAAWWLQRQRETHQLSRTALGGLLALQGVILVGGLGWQGRLYAVPPPPAHEQRIREDLAAEGMPRDGAWPRAALPRSLLRANAGAQAGVSTLTGFNNPALARTWHALYLLAGQPLPTFHRAEIRDELLPALHPWAACFSLSLTVDPSTGHVRFADPAGPRAYLTHQTLTVADWRAALRQIAAGHDYHRQALIESAAHALTPASGTPVGSAQIHQYRNQHLALTTESSAPALLVLAEPWYPGWVARVDGMPVAVVPANGWMRAVPVPAGRHEVVLDFHPRGLWPGLLLSLLGLGVVGLLLRRKPSHLVA; this is translated from the coding sequence ATGACGACGCGGTGGCAACAGCTGCCCTTGATCAGCCTCGTCGTGGCCGCGGGTCTCACCGCCACGTTGTGCCTGCTGCCCGCGGGTCCCCTCACCGGGTACGATGCGAACTTGATGCACGAGTGCTACCGGCACGATTTCCGCGCCATGGTCCTGCAGGGCGAATGGCCGTGGTGGAATCCCCACGTCGCCCTCGGGCGCCCCTTTTTCGCGGATGTCGAGACCGCGGTGCTTTATCCGGCCACCTGGCTGGTCCTGCCCCTGGGGGTGACGGGCGGAATTTTGGCTACCGTCTGGCTGCACCTGGTCCTCGCCCTCGAGGGCGGCCGGCGTTTGGCCGCGCAGTGCGGCCTCGGTCCTGGCCTGGCCTGGGCCGTCGGTCTCGGTTACGCCCTCTCGGGTGCGGTGCTCGCTCGGCTCCAAACCGGACAGCTGCAGGTTTTTTGTGTGCTCTGCCTGCTGCCCTGGATTTGGCGCGCCGCTCTGCGCCTGCAGGATGAACCCGGGCCCCGCAGCGTGGCCCACTTCGCCCTCTGGCTGGCCCTGGGTTACGTGGCCGGCAGTCCCCAGATTCTCTGGCACGGACTCATTCCGCTGGCGGCCGTGGTCGCCGGCCGCGTGACCTCGTGGCGCGAGGGGAGCCGCCTGCTGCTCGCAGGCATCGCGGGTGGCGTGCTCGCCGCGGCCCTCGTGGCCGTGCAATTGCTGCCTTTTCTCGAGCTGCTGCAGGAAGGCAACCGGCCCGCGCACGACGCCTTGTTCGCCACGTTGTACGGTGCCCGGGGGGAGGATTGGCTCGCGCTGCTGCTGCCGCCCGGCCTGCTCTCGTCCTCCAACGTGGAGGCCAATTTCCATGTCGGCCTCGTCGTGATTCTCGCCGCCGGCGCCGCCCTCGCCTACCTGCCGCGCGAGCGCAACGTCCGCGGCCTGGCAGCCGGGGCCGCGCTCGGGTTGTTACTCGCGGCGGGCAACCACACCCCGCTGCTGCCCTGGCTCACTGACGCGCTGCCCGGCTTCGGCGCGCTGCGCTACCCCAGCCGCTATTTCCTCGGCAGCGCCCTGCCGTTGATCCTGCTCGCGGCCTGGTGGCTGCAGCGGCAACGCGAGACGCACCAGCTGTCCCGCACGGCCTTGGGCGGCCTGCTCGCGCTCCAAGGCGTGATCCTCGTGGGCGGACTCGGCTGGCAGGGACGGCTCTACGCCGTGCCGCCACCCCCGGCCCATGAACAGCGGATCCGCGAGGATCTGGCCGCCGAAGGCATGCCGCGCGACGGCGCGTGGCCCCGCGCCGCGCTCCCCCGTTCCTTGCTGCGCGCCAACGCCGGCGCCCAGGCCGGAGTCTCCACCCTGACCGGTTTCAACAACCCGGCCCTGGCCCGCACCTGGCACGCGCTTTACCTGCTGGCCGGCCAGCCGCTCCCCACCTTTCACCGGGCGGAGATCCGCGACGAGCTGCTCCCGGCGCTGCACCCCTGGGCGGCCTGCTTCAGCCTCTCCCTCACCGTCGATCCCTCCACCGGACATGTGCGTTTCGCGGACCCCGCCGGACCCCGGGCCTACCTCACCCATCAGACCTTGACGGTCGCGGACTGGCGCGCGGCCCTGCGCCAGATCGCGGCGGGGCACGACTATCATCGCCAGGCCTTGATCGAGTCCGCGGCCCACGCGCTGACCCCGGCTTCAGGCACACCGGTCGGCTCCGCGCAAATCCATCAGTATCGCAACCAGCACCTCGCCCTCACGACCGAATCCTCCGCCCCCGCCCTGCTGGTGCTGGCCGAACCCTGGTATCCCGGTTGGGTGGCCCGGGTCGACGGCATGCCGGTGGCGGTCGTACCCGCCAATGGGTGGATGCGGGCCGTGCCGGTCCCCGCCGGGCGGCATGAGGTGGTGTTGGATTTTCACCCGCGCGGACTGTGGCCCGGTTTGTTGCTCTCGCTCCTCGGCCTCGGTGTGGTCGGCCTGCTGCTGCGCCGGAAGCCATCGCATCTCGTGGCCTGA
- a CDS encoding ArnT family glycosyltransferase has protein sequence MPPSRPPLPPRWLICTALLFALGHAVLASWAMRDKSNTADELAHLTGGYTFNRYNDYRMHPENGNLPQRWQALPAVIMGATYPDLQDPNWRESNVWQTGHRFFFGAGNNPARMLTGARAMNALFGAAVLLLVPYWAWHLFGPAGALVALVFGATCPTLLAHSGLATSDMAMAFFLLAAVSAWWWHLHDPRRRVLALSAVTFGLACVAKFSAVLLPPLFGLLTVAALLVSRSAPRLRWRPFGFSLLTHGLAAFLIIWAAFGFRYSAFNPALPAGEFNLAWDYVLSFGGLKAAVVSLCRDWRLLPEGFLYGLMFVLKHAEARGAFLDGDYSIFGWVSFFPKAFLYKTTPALLVAVTAAAAGLALWARERGIRALGFQLRRVLPLLVLFATYWGISLASHLNIGHRHILPTYPVLYVATGVIGWMIVRAWRSNRAGGWLMTGLAALLAGWQVADLRAVHPHYLAYFSPIVGGPAQGYHHLVDSSLDWGQDLPGLKRWLEENHRPQERLHLSYFGTAEPDYYGIQAVRMPMIHGFRIRRPWHRLEPGLYAISATMLQHVYMGIRGPWTPAQEERYQKFRALAGVFESLNGPLDPAAAPINDLTAAEWNQAWDQYEQLRFARLCHYLRVRRPEAMIGYSILIFRLDQAELDRVLHGSARDLGRAIEAAAGPLP, from the coding sequence TTGCCGCCTTCCCGCCCACCGCTTCCACCCCGCTGGCTTATCTGCACGGCCCTGCTGTTCGCACTCGGGCATGCCGTCCTCGCCTCCTGGGCCATGCGGGACAAGTCCAACACCGCCGACGAGCTGGCGCACCTCACCGGCGGCTACACCTTCAACCGCTACAACGATTATCGGATGCACCCGGAGAACGGCAATCTGCCGCAGCGCTGGCAGGCGCTGCCCGCCGTGATCATGGGCGCCACCTACCCGGATCTGCAGGATCCCAACTGGAGGGAGTCCAATGTCTGGCAGACCGGCCACCGTTTTTTCTTCGGGGCCGGCAACAATCCCGCCCGGATGCTGACGGGCGCCCGCGCGATGAACGCGTTGTTCGGCGCGGCGGTGCTGCTGTTGGTCCCGTACTGGGCCTGGCACCTTTTCGGTCCGGCCGGGGCTTTGGTTGCCCTCGTCTTCGGCGCCACCTGCCCGACCCTGCTGGCCCACAGCGGACTCGCCACCTCGGACATGGCGATGGCCTTTTTCCTCCTCGCCGCGGTCTCCGCCTGGTGGTGGCACCTGCACGATCCGCGGCGCCGCGTGCTCGCGCTGAGTGCGGTCACCTTCGGCCTGGCCTGCGTGGCCAAGTTTTCCGCCGTGCTGCTGCCCCCGCTGTTCGGCCTGCTGACCGTCGCGGCACTGCTCGTTTCCCGCTCCGCCCCGCGCCTGCGGTGGCGGCCGTTCGGCTTTTCGCTCCTGACCCATGGCCTCGCGGCTTTCCTCATCATTTGGGCCGCCTTTGGTTTCCGGTACTCCGCCTTCAATCCCGCGCTGCCGGCCGGTGAGTTCAACCTGGCCTGGGACTATGTCCTCTCCTTCGGCGGCCTGAAGGCGGCGGTGGTGTCACTCTGCCGGGACTGGCGCCTGCTCCCGGAGGGATTCCTCTACGGGCTGATGTTCGTGCTGAAGCACGCCGAGGCCCGCGGGGCGTTCCTCGATGGCGACTACAGCATCTTCGGCTGGGTCTCGTTTTTCCCCAAGGCCTTTCTCTACAAGACCACCCCGGCGCTGCTCGTCGCGGTCACCGCCGCCGCGGCCGGGCTGGCCCTGTGGGCCCGGGAACGCGGGATCCGCGCGCTCGGGTTCCAGCTCCGGCGGGTCCTGCCCCTGCTGGTGTTGTTCGCCACGTACTGGGGCATCTCCCTCGCCAGCCACCTCAACATCGGCCACCGGCACATCCTGCCCACGTATCCGGTGCTGTATGTCGCCACGGGGGTGATCGGCTGGATGATCGTCCGCGCCTGGCGGAGCAACCGCGCGGGCGGTTGGCTGATGACCGGCCTCGCGGCGCTGCTGGCCGGCTGGCAGGTCGCGGACCTGCGCGCCGTGCATCCCCACTACCTCGCCTATTTCAGTCCGATCGTCGGCGGGCCGGCCCAGGGTTACCACCACCTCGTGGACAGCTCCCTCGACTGGGGCCAGGACCTGCCCGGCCTGAAGCGCTGGCTGGAGGAAAACCATCGGCCGCAGGAAAGACTGCATCTCTCCTATTTCGGCACCGCGGAACCGGACTACTACGGCATCCAGGCGGTGAGAATGCCGATGATCCACGGCTTTCGGATCCGGCGTCCGTGGCATCGGCTGGAACCCGGGCTCTACGCGATCAGCGCCACCATGCTGCAGCACGTCTACATGGGCATCCGCGGGCCCTGGACGCCCGCCCAGGAAGAACGCTACCAGAAATTCCGGGCCCTCGCCGGCGTGTTCGAGAGCCTGAACGGACCACTGGATCCGGCCGCGGCGCCGATCAACGATCTGACCGCCGCGGAATGGAACCAGGCGTGGGATCAGTATGAGCAACTGCGTTTCGCTCGTTTGTGTCACTACCTGCGCGTGCGCCGGCCCGAAGCTATGATCGGTTATTCGATCCTCATCTTCCGGCTGGACCAGGCCGAGCTCGACCGCGTTCTGCACGGGTCGGCCCGCGACCTGGGTCGGGCGATTGAAGCGGCGGCCGGCCCCCTCCCATGA
- a CDS encoding class I SAM-dependent methyltransferase: MNAEEYANMQRMEATHWYYAGKREIVRAWLRRAGPPRAEQVLLDCGAGTGRFAEEMAASCRVLVLDDHEEALRLLREKFRPEQILSLAGDRVPLPDGSLDYVTALDVLEHTPDDRAVVDGFHRLLKPGGSAVVTVPASMALWSDWDEVLHHFRRYSRPQLQALFPPAQWEILHVNYTNVTVYPVVWLLRKWRRWFPAAAGAARAEDRLPSPLVNRLLRWQFVTLASWRWPLPFGVSLLLVARRR, from the coding sequence ATGAATGCCGAGGAATATGCCAACATGCAGCGGATGGAGGCGACGCACTGGTATTACGCCGGCAAGCGGGAGATCGTCCGCGCCTGGCTCCGGCGGGCCGGCCCGCCCCGGGCGGAGCAGGTGCTGCTCGACTGCGGCGCGGGCACGGGACGTTTCGCCGAGGAAATGGCGGCGTCGTGCCGCGTCCTGGTGCTGGATGACCACGAGGAGGCGCTGCGGCTGTTGCGGGAAAAATTCCGGCCGGAGCAGATCCTCAGCCTCGCGGGGGACCGGGTGCCGTTGCCGGACGGTTCGCTGGATTACGTCACCGCCCTGGATGTGTTGGAGCACACCCCGGACGACCGGGCGGTCGTGGACGGTTTTCACCGGCTGCTCAAGCCGGGTGGGTCGGCGGTGGTCACGGTCCCGGCCAGCATGGCGCTGTGGAGCGACTGGGACGAGGTGTTGCACCACTTCCGGCGTTATTCCCGGCCGCAGCTGCAGGCGCTCTTTCCGCCGGCGCAGTGGGAGATCCTGCACGTGAATTACACGAACGTGACCGTCTATCCGGTGGTCTGGCTGCTGCGCAAATGGCGGCGGTGGTTTCCCGCCGCGGCCGGCGCCGCGCGCGCGGAGGACCGACTGCCGTCGCCGCTGGTCAACCGGTTGTTGCGCTGGCAATTCGTGACGCTGGCCTCGTGGCGCTGGCCGCTGCCGTTTGGCGTGAGCCTGTTGCTGGTGGCGCGTCGGCGCTGA